CGATAAAATACCGGCGGATGCCGATTTTTTATTGACTGGAGACCTCGTCAATCAGATGACGCCTTCGAGCTTCTTCGCGACAACTGTCGGTATTCCGTATATCGGCATGTTTTCGGCGTGCGCAACTTCGGTCTCATCTTTGCTCCTCGCTGCACTTTTAACAGAATCGGGAATGTCGAAACTCTCCATTGCTGGATCATCAAGCCAGCATAATGCGATTGAAAGGCAATTTCGGTATCCGTTGGAATATGGCGCGCAGAAAGGGGAGACAGCCCAGTGGACTGTGACTGCAGCAGGAGCAGCAGCTGTTGCGCCTTTCCAAGAAGGAGCTCCTTCCATAGAACGGGGAACGATTGGCATAGCGATTGATATGGGATTGACTGATCCATTGAATATGGGGGCTGCCATGGCACCTGCAGCAGCAGATACGTTGAAGCGGCATTTGGAGGGGCATGGGACTTCTGTGAACGACTACGATCTAATTATGACCGGGGATTTAGCGAAAGTGGGCTTTACAATTTTTAAGGAGCTCGCTAAAAACCAGGGGATAACGGAATTTGGAAACTTCAGTGACGCGGGTGTGGAGTTTTACGGCAACAACCCTGATTTCATGGCAGGCGCTAGCGGGGCGGGATGCTCAGCTGCCGTCTATTTTTCGGATGTCTATCAGAAGCTGATCGACAAAGAATATAAAAAAGTACTGTTAATTGCTACCGGGGCGCTGCTTTCCCCTTTGTCGTACCAGCAAGGCGATACGATTCCGTGCATCGCGCACGCGGTCGAACTAACGATGAAATGAGTGGTCTGATTGTTTTCGATTTACATTACCTCCTTCATAGTCGGCGGGCTAATTTGTGTCATCGGCCAGCTGATGTTTGACGTGGCAAAGCTGACACCGGCTCATACTCTTTGCACACTTGTCGTGGCGGGCTCCATTTTAGACGGTTTCGGCTTATATGAACCGCTAATTGATTTTGCAGGCACTGGTGCGACGATTCCAATTACATCATTCGGCAATGCATTGACCCATGGAGCTCTCGCCGAAGCTGAAAAACATGGCCTCATCGGTGTTTTGACCGGAATGTTTGAAGTGACGAGTTCGGGAATCAGCGCCGCCATCCTATTCGGATTTATCGCCTCATTTATTTTCAAGCCGAAGGGCACCATTTAAAATTTCCTGTGCAAACGCCCCCTTCTTCTCTCCGCTATCTGCATAGGATAGACGGAAGGGAAGGAGGGATTTTTTATGTTCGGTGGATGCTATCATGGCGGTTACGGCGGCGGAGGATATGGCGGGTATGGAAGAGGATATGGCGGTTCCACTTTCGTACTGATTGTTGTTCTCTTCATCTTGCTAATCATCGTTGGCGCTACCTTTGTCTAAGGAGGAGGGAGAAACAGTATGAATGACTCTTTTTTTAAAAAGATAGAATCGAAAACCGGCGTTCCGATGGAAGAAGTATTTGCATTGGCGAACGCAATCCAATATGCGGATTTCAGTGATGAGCGACAAGTGCGGAAAATCGTCCGAAAAGTAGGCCGGCTTGCAAACAAGGAAGTCCCACCGCATATGGAAGATGAACTCGTAAAATCAATCGTCAAAAACGGCAGCTCCGTAAACTTCAATGACATACAAAGAATGATGGGCCAATCCTAACCCGTATTACAACCTCTTACCCGTAAGACCCAGTGGAATAAAGACGTTCAACCTATGTAGTAGACCAGTGAAACTAGTAGAAATACATCATTTTACGATTATTTCTCATAACTATGTTTCATGTGTTATGAATATGGTTAAAGGGTATGTGAGGAAATAATGTAAAGGGGTGTGGGAAATGGGCTATATTCTACCGGTCCAGCCGATGCAAGCAGAAATTTACGCGAATCGAATGAACGCTGAACGCAATAATTTTGCATATGTCGATCGGGTGGAAAAAGTTAAATTCGATACGGATCTGATGGATAAATTCGAGGATTCGCTTCGCCATGAGCAAGAGCGGATTATGGAGGACAGGGAACCGAACGTTGCCAAATCCCGCCCTCCTTACTTGAAAGGATTCATTTATCCGAATCCTGCCAACCTATCGCCAGAAATTGCTCATCTCGTAGGAAAAGGCCTCACAGTGAACGAATACGCGTAAATGAATGAGAAAAGAGCAGAACTGAAACCAGTCAACGGTTTGCAGTTCTGCTCTTTTTCATTCGCAAAATCAATACTTATTGAGGAGTGATCTCCTTTTCCATCGCTCTGTGCGGAATATCCGCATCCATGAATTCGGGTGACGTAACCGTATAACCGAGCTTTTCATAGAATGGCACGGCATATGATTGTGCGTTCAGAACAATTTTCGTCATTCCCGCTAATTTTGCATGTTTTTCAAGTTCATGCATGATGAGGTTGCCGAGATGCTTCCCGCGCAATTCCTTCAACACACATACTCGCTCTACTTTACCGATTCCTGGACCGATTTCACGGATGCGCCCTGCTCCGATCGGCTGCCGATCATCATATACGATGAAATGGGAAGCGGTATTATCGAACTCGTCGATTTCAAGACTTAATGGTACCCCTTGTTCATCCACAAAAACTTTTTTTCGCACATCATACGCGTCTTCCCGTTCACGATCAGAACGGGCAATCTTCACTTCAATCAATCTTCAGCTTTCCTCGCCGAGACGGAAAGTTTCATAAACTGTCCATGACCCGTCCTCAAGTTGATAGAGAAGGTGGATGCGATCGATGATTTCGGTATGATCTACACCGAACATCTTGATCTGACCGATGATATCGTCATGCTCACCGGAACTTAGTTTTTGGGCGATTGTAATATGCGGAACAAAGGAATATTCAGGTTTTTCACCGAAAAAGTCTTCGTTCAGGTCTTTATGGAGTGAAAGGATTTCTTCATTAGGTGTCACTTTAAAGAAAATCGTATTGGTGATCGGTGCAAACGTGCTCACTTTTGATACTTTTAATTCAAAGGGTTTATGATTGCGAACAACCTTATGGATCGCTTCCGCCACTTGTTCGATTTCCTTATCGTCAGCTTCAAATACACCTTTGACGGTCATGTGAGGCGTGATAAGCGCATAATGTGGATCATAACGTTTCCTGTACCCATTTGCCAAATCTTGAAGTTTCTTTGAAGGGAAAGCTACAATACCATATTTCATTAGAAAAGACCTCCTCGTGAAATGATTGCATACATCTTGTAAGTAATTATAGCAGAATGAGCTACTCTTTGAAATGTTTGGCATCATTCGTATTGAAAGGATTCTTTAATCGCCCTTCGAATGTCTTGCTGCCAATACTTCCATGTATGGTTCCCCTTAAATTCTTCATAGAAGTAGGAAAACCCTTTTCTTTTGATCAACTTGTTTAAATCCCTGTTCGGCGTGAGGAAATCTTGGGTGCCGTCCTGCGTCGTTTTCACTTCTGTTTCCTCTTCGCCGATGACATGGTAGATTGAAAAAGAGGAAGGATCTTTCAAGGCTTCCACCTTCTCCATTACGTACTCATCTACATAAGGGGAATGGAGGATCACCTTGCCGAAGCAGTTCGGATATTTCAACGCGGTCAACAGTGAGATTGTGGCCGCCAACGAATCACCGATCAACCCCCGGCCTGCGCCGACTTGGTACGTTGGATAATTCTCATCGATGTAAGGGACAAGCTCATGCGCAAGAAAACGGATATAATCTTCATGCCGGTCGCCATCCGGGTGATACATCCTTCTGCGTTCCTCGACGCTTTTATACGGTATGCCGACGACAATCATATTATTTATGTCGCCTTCGGAAACTAATTCGTCCACTACCCGGCCAATTCTACCGTATTGAAAATAATCTTTTCCATCGGAAGCGATTAGAACTGAATACTTGTATAGTGGTGAATACTGATGTGGCAAGTGAATGAGAAGCTGCATATCCTCATCGAGCGCCTTGCTGTAAAAATGTATCTCTTCAATTTTTCCGTATTCCATCCGCAGGTCCTCCTAGTTGTTTGATGTAAGAAGATTGTAACATAAGCGAATGTACAGGTATAATGCTTGAATAGCTTGGTACATGGAAAAAGAAACAATTGCAAAATTGAATAAACATCTTAGCTGTCGCCGTCATATTATACGTGACGGACGCAGGATAGAATTGAGGAGGTAGTGATTAATGTTCACTGGAAAAAATATTGTCCACTCCGATGTCGTGGCAGAAGCTACAAAAGAAGCGTTAATTCGAAGAGGCGTCACATTGGAGGATATTGCAAAAATTGTTTATGAAATGCAGGTCCCTTATAACAAAGGGTTGGACCTTGCCGAATGTGTCGATTCAGTTGAAAGGGTGCTAAGAAAACGGGAACTCCAACATGCAATCCTCGTCGGAATCGAATTGGATGAGCTAGCAGAACAAGGGAAGCTATCCGCACCGCTCCAGCAAATCGTCGAATCGGACGAAGGACTGTTTGGCGTGGATGAGACGATCGCGTTAGGCGCCGTCTTCACTTATGGGTCCATTGCTGTCACTACATTCGGTCATTTGGATAAAAACAAAATCGGAATCATCAATGAGTTGGATACGAAAAAAGGGAAGGGCGTCCATACGTTCCTCGACGACCTCATTGCGAGTGTTGCATCATGTGCCGCATCCCGGCTTGCTCACCGAAAGCGGGATTTGGATGAAGCGGGCATCACGTATTTGGACGTAGATAGAAAAGGAAAAAAATAAGCCATATGGAGGAAGATGAAGATGATGTGACCCCTAAAAGTTAGAGTTTTATATTATGCAGCTAGTTGGCTGGTGTGAAGACGGTATTGAACCGGACTCATGCCAGCCAATTTCTGCTTGATCCGTTTGTTGTTGTAGTACTGGATGTATGCCTCAATAGCCCGTTTCAGTTCCTCATACGTGCGTAGGGGTTCGCCATGATACATCTCTTGCTTAAGTAATCCAAAGAAATTTTCCATGGGGGAGTTGTCCAGACAGTTCCCCTTCCGCGACATACTCTGGAACACCTTATGTTCTTTTAAGGTCGCAACCCAGTTTCCGTGCTGATAGTGCCAGCCTTGATCCGAGTGGATGGTAGTCCGGAATTTTGCGTTTTTTACGATGTCGAGGACTTCCTCTAAAGGTTTCATCACAAAATCAAGCGTCGGACGCATACTGATGCCATACGAAAGAATCTCCCCATTATACATATCCATCATTGGACTAAGATAGAGCTTTAGACCGTCTGAACACTTGAATTCTGTAATATCAGTGGTCAATTTCTGACATGGAATCGGGGTGTTGAACCGGCGGTTAATACGGTTTTTCACCACTGTACCGATAGTTCCCTTATACGAACTATACCGACGTGATTTCCTGGTGAACTTATTGCCTTTCAATCCTAGTTTTCGCATAATACGCTGCACCTTTTTATGATTAACTATGATGCCACGGTTCTTCAAATCTAGTTTAATCCTCCGGTAACCATAATTGCCCTTGTGTTCATTAAAAATAGATTGAATCTTATCTTCCAACTCTTGGTGCGGATTTTCCCTGCTCATTTGTTTTACATGATAGTGATATGAAGACTCAGGAATGCCTACAATCGGAAGTACATCCTTCAATCGGAATTCTTCTTTGAGTTCGAACGATAGCGCTGCTTGTGCTTTTCGAGATAGCCGTCCGGATCCATCTGAAAAGCTCGCAACTTTTTTAGGTATTCCACCTCCAAGCGGAGGAGTTCATTTTCCCGTTCTAATTTCTGTTCACGTGTCATTTCATCCTGTTGTGTTGGCTTCTGGTCCTTCTTGACGTTCTTCGCTTTATCAGACATGACTGGCCGTCCTTTCGGGTTGTCCAGGGCTTCAGCACCGCCTTCAAGGAATTTCTTCTTCCAATCACCAATCATCGAAGGATTCGTCAATCCGAAGTGAAGCGCAGTTTCTGGCTGCGAAGCGCCTGTCCTTTTCATAAAGCTTAGTACATCTAATTTGAATTGAACAGAATAAACTTCATGACTTTTCTTTCTTAGTAATCCCTCCGCGCCATACTTCTTGTAAACCAACACCCATCTTCTAATTTGTTCAGATGACTTAATGCCATACTTTTTAGCCAAAGTACCATAGCCAAGTCGTCCACCTAAATACTCCTGAACAATCATGACCTTAAATTCATCGCTATATTTAACCATAAGAAAACACCCCAAAAGTTAGATTGTAACTCTAACTTTTGGGGTGCACATCAAGATTCTTCATCTCCTTTTTTTCTATTGAAATCGCTTGCAATCTACTGAAAATTTTTAAGAAGGATTGACAAGCGATTAACCATTCGTGGTAGAATAGGTGTTAAGTTGCAAAACTATTATTCAAAAGGGGAGAAAGTAAGTATGAATAAAAAGAGATTCCATATTCTTGCATTCATTTCAATGATCGCGCTGCTTGTCCTTTCGGCGTGTAACTCGGATGATGCAAGCAAAGGGTCCGACTCAGGGAAAACAAAAGAAGATTACGATTTTCTAAGTATCTTGACGGGTGGTACACAAGGTACATACTACGCACTTGGGGGAGCGCTTGCTGATACAATCTCTCAAGAGACTGGCATTAAAACGACTGCGGAAGTTTCACAAGCCTCTGCTGCTAATATGACGGCTTTAAAAGACGGCGGCGCTGAAATCGCTTTCGTACAAACGGATATTGCTTACTATGCATCAAAAGGTGAAATGATGTTCGACGGAGAAGTCATCGACAACGTTTCAGCAATCGGTGCACTTTATCCTGAAACAGTTCAATTGGTTACATTGGAGAAGTCTGGCATCAAGTCGTTTGAAGACTTGAAAGGGAAAAAGGTCTCTGTAGGAGCACCTGGTTCTGGTACGTATGCGAACGCAGAACAGCTTCTTGAAATCCACGGGTTGTCAATGAGCGATATCCAACCGCAAAACTTGGACTTCGGTGAATCCCAAGAAAGCTTGCAAGCTGGACAAATCGACGCTGCATTCATCACTGCAGGAACTCCAACAGCCGCGGTTGAAGGTTTGAACGCTTCCGCTCAAGTTTACATCGTGCCAGTCTCCGATGAAAAAGCGGACGAATTGATTTCGAAATATCAATACTATGCAAAAGAAGTAATCCCTGCAG
The genomic region above belongs to Sporosarcina sp. Marseille-Q4943 and contains:
- a CDS encoding phosphatidylglycerophosphatase A, which encodes MFTGKNIVHSDVVAEATKEALIRRGVTLEDIAKIVYEMQVPYNKGLDLAECVDSVERVLRKRELQHAILVGIELDELAEQGKLSAPLQQIVESDEGLFGVDETIALGAVFTYGSIAVTTFGHLDKNKIGIINELDTKKGKGVHTFLDDLIASVASCAASRLAHRKRDLDEAGITYLDVDRKGKK
- the spoVAE gene encoding stage V sporulation protein AE, which gives rise to MYITSFIVGGLICVIGQLMFDVAKLTPAHTLCTLVVAGSILDGFGLYEPLIDFAGTGATIPITSFGNALTHGALAEAEKHGLIGVLTGMFEVTSSGISAAILFGFIASFIFKPKGTI
- a CDS encoding YjcZ family sporulation protein, with the protein product MFGGCYHGGYGGGGYGGYGRGYGGSTFVLIVVLFILLIIVGATFV
- a CDS encoding helix-turn-helix domain-containing protein translates to MVKYSDEFKVMIVQEYLGGRLGYGTLAKKYGIKSSEQIRRWVLVYKKYGAEGLLRKKSHEVYSVQFKLDVLSFMKRTGASQPETALHFGLTNPSMIGDWKKKFLEGGAEALDNPKGRPVMSDKAKNVKKDQKPTQQDEMTREQKLERENELLRLEVEYLKKLRAFQMDPDGYLEKHKQRYRSNSKKNSD
- a CDS encoding TAXI family TRAP transporter solute-binding subunit, whose amino-acid sequence is MNKKRFHILAFISMIALLVLSACNSDDASKGSDSGKTKEDYDFLSILTGGTQGTYYALGGALADTISQETGIKTTAEVSQASAANMTALKDGGAEIAFVQTDIAYYASKGEMMFDGEVIDNVSAIGALYPETVQLVTLEKSGIKSFEDLKGKKVSVGAPGSGTYANAEQLLEIHGLSMSDIQPQNLDFGESQESLQAGQIDAAFITAGTPTAAVEGLNASAQVYIVPVSDEKADELISKYQYYAKEVIPAGTYGLAKDTPTVSVGAMLIIQNDVPEDLAYEITKAIYDNASKLTHPKGALIKAETGLDGIGIPVHPGAQKYFDEKK
- a CDS encoding stage V sporulation protein AD: MVMKGLLTFPSTPSIVATGVTAGPLEKKSAYKTSFDKMFEDERCGMETNEQGHAKLMEDACMIALSKVDKIPADADFLLTGDLVNQMTPSSFFATTVGIPYIGMFSACATSVSSLLLAALLTESGMSKLSIAGSSSQHNAIERQFRYPLEYGAQKGETAQWTVTAAGAAAVAPFQEGAPSIERGTIGIAIDMGLTDPLNMGAAMAPAAADTLKRHLEGHGTSVNDYDLIMTGDLAKVGFTIFKELAKNQGITEFGNFSDAGVEFYGNNPDFMAGASGAGCSAAVYFSDVYQKLIDKEYKKVLLIATGALLSPLSYQQGDTIPCIAHAVELTMK
- a CDS encoding YjcG family protein encodes the protein MKYGIVAFPSKKLQDLANGYRKRYDPHYALITPHMTVKGVFEADDKEIEQVAEAIHKVVRNHKPFELKVSKVSTFAPITNTIFFKVTPNEEILSLHKDLNEDFFGEKPEYSFVPHITIAQKLSSGEHDDIIGQIKMFGVDHTEIIDRIHLLYQLEDGSWTVYETFRLGEES
- a CDS encoding stage VI sporulation protein F, whose protein sequence is MNDSFFKKIESKTGVPMEEVFALANAIQYADFSDERQVRKIVRKVGRLANKEVPPHMEDELVKSIVKNGSSVNFNDIQRMMGQS
- a CDS encoding esterase family protein; its protein translation is MEYGKIEEIHFYSKALDEDMQLLIHLPHQYSPLYKYSVLIASDGKDYFQYGRIGRVVDELVSEGDINNMIVVGIPYKSVEERRRMYHPDGDRHEDYIRFLAHELVPYIDENYPTYQVGAGRGLIGDSLAATISLLTALKYPNCFGKVILHSPYVDEYVMEKVEALKDPSSFSIYHVIGEEETEVKTTQDGTQDFLTPNRDLNKLIKRKGFSYFYEEFKGNHTWKYWQQDIRRAIKESFQYE
- a CDS encoding GNAT family N-acetyltransferase — its product is MIEVKIARSDREREDAYDVRKKVFVDEQGVPLSLEIDEFDNTASHFIVYDDRQPIGAGRIREIGPGIGKVERVCVLKELRGKHLGNLIMHELEKHAKLAGMTKIVLNAQSYAVPFYEKLGYTVTSPEFMDADIPHRAMEKEITPQ
- a CDS encoding IS3 family transposase, whose amino-acid sequence is MPKKVASFSDGSGRLSRKAQAALSFELKEEFRLKDVLPIVGIPESSYHYHVKQMSRENPHQELEDKIQSIFNEHKGNYGYRRIKLDLKNRGIIVNHKKVQRIMRKLGLKGNKFTRKSRRYSSYKGTIGTVVKNRINRRFNTPIPCQKLTTDITEFKCSDGLKLYLSPMMDMYNGEILSYGISMRPTLDFVMKPLEEVLDIVKNAKFRTTIHSDQGWHYQHGNWVATLKEHKVFQSMSRKGNCLDNSPMENFFGLLKQEMYHGEPLRTYEELKRAIEAYIQYYNNKRIKQKLAGMSPVQYRLHTSQLAA